In Phycisphaerae bacterium RAS1, the genomic window AGGCCGACCATGATTCCGCTCTTGGTTCGCAGCTTCAGCTCGCGCGCGATTCGCAACGTATCGAGCGAGCGCTGGTAGCGGCCCTGCGGGCGCACTTTCTTCTGCAGGCTCGCGACCGTTTCGATGTTGTGGTTGAAAACCTCGGGCCGCGCGTCGGCGACGATCCGGATGCAGTCGGCCCGCGCGTGAAAATCGGGAACGAGCACCTCGACCGTTGACTGCGGCAGCCGCTCGCGCACCGCACCGACGCACTGCGCGAAATGGGCGGCGCCTTCGTCGGGCAGATCGTCGCGGGCGACGCTGGTAATCACCACGTGCCGCAACCCGAGATGCTCCGCCGCCTCAGCCAACCGCTGCGGTTCGTCCCTCTCCGGCGCGTCGGGCCTGGCCGTGCTCACCGCACAGAAGTGGCAGCGGCGCGTGCAGCGGTCGCCCAGAATCATGAACGTCGCGGTCTTCCGCTCCCAGCATTCGGTCAGGTTCGGGCAACGGGCTTCGACGCAAACCGTGTTCAGCTTGAGTCCGTCGATCAGCTTTCGCGTGGCAAGCATGGCGTCGCCGGGCAACGGGCGCTTCAGCCATGGCGGCAGGCGTCGGCGCGGCGACTGCTCGCCCGCGCTCCCGCTGACGACGGGCAGGGATGTTCCAGCGTTCATTCGCAGCCTCGAATGGCAGAAATCATAGCAGCAAAACAGGCTGAAAGCGAGCCACGGACGAACGGACGCGGGTCTTGTGTCAGCGGGAGAACCGGGTGAGTGCGGGCGGCCCGCCCGCATCGGCGGGCCAGAGAGGTTGTGAACTTTGGGTGGGACGCGCGTCTCGCCCGTCCCTGCGATCTCAGAAACGGGCAAGATGCCCGTTCCACCCGAAAAAGTTCACAGGCTCAGAACCAGCACTCCCCATCGAAACGGAGGAATCACACGCGGCTGACGTGGTCCGGATGCCGTCGCCCGAAGCTTGCCGTCCGCTCGGCATATGCGGCAAGCAACTCCTGAACGGCGGCGTCCTCGGTTGGCGCGCTGCAGTCGAGCGGCTCCAGCCGCACGAGGAACCGGAACTTCGGCCGCGATTCGATCGAGCGCTGGACGATCGCGGCCCCGCAGCGCAGCGCGATGCGCAGCGGTCCGACCATGTATTCGTGCGGACCGGCCGGACCGTCAATCCGCAGCGTGTCGACGCGGTAGTCGCCCGCCGGCGGTACATCGATCGCGCTGCCCACGACGCGGTTGTCCTTGAACCAGCGGTAGATTTCGCGCGGAAACGAGCTCGTCGCCAGTTGCTCCAGCGCGGCCGCTGCGCCGGCGGCGCGCTTCAGCCTCGACCCCATGTACCGTCGCGCCGCGGAATTCAGCTTGGCACGGACTCCGGCGCAGGGAAACCCAGCCCGCGCCAACATCGCCGCCCCGATGTCGTGAAACCCGAAATGACTCAACACCACGTACACGCCCGCCCCGCGCGCCAGGGCCGCCTCGAGGTGCTCACGCCCTTCCAGCCGGACGCGACGCTCCAGCTCTTCGGTCGTCAGCCGGTCCATCAGCAGGAAGAACCACTTGTCGCCGCGTGTCCGGCGAAAGTGCTGCAACGTGGCGCGGCGGAGCACTGCGCGCGGCAGGCCGGCCACCTCGCGCCGCAGCGCCCGTCGGACGCGCCGCCGAGCCGCCGGCTTCAGCAGCCACTCGAGCGTTCCGGCGACCACGGCCAGCCGCCACAGCGCGGACCAGCCAAGTCGCGAACGAACCCAATTCAGCACGCGGCGAGAGATCGACAACGCAAGTCGTTTCGAACGCGAAAGACGACCCGCTTCGTTCATCTCAGAAAGGCTCCAATTGGAGCCTAATGGAGTGCAATCAGAGTGTCAAGTGCCGGCCGGGATGCGACCGTGCGACCGGGTGTTCGGCGAACCGATTTGTCCGAACCCGCCGCGCCAAGCGGCGGGTCGACGCCCCCGGCCGATGAGGCCCGGCTCGCGTGCGATCGTCACCTCGCCGCTTGGCGCGGCGGGTTCGGAAAAACGGCCCGGGGCGGCGTCTGCCAGGCCCGCGGCTCCTGCCTGGACTTTTGCCACACCCCGTTTCAGGCCGTTTCGGGCGATGCTGCGCGAACCGGCCCGCGCGATGGTATAGTGGGTCGTCCGGGACCATTTCGGAGCCGAATCATGATGCGTTCGCGACTCTCCCCGTCACACCTGCGCGGATGGATCGCCGCGTCGCCGCTGGCGATGCTGCTCGCCGCGGCGATTCCATTCTCTGACCCGCCGCGGACGAACACGCTGCTGGCCGACATGAACTGCGACACGCTGGTGAACATCCTGGATGTGAATCCCTTCGTGCTGGCGCTGTCCAATCCGGCGGGATACGCGGCCGCGTTTCCGACGTGCAAGATCGCCAACGGCGACATCAACGGCGACGGCGCGCTGGATATTCTGGACGTGAATCCGTTCATCGTGTGCGTGCAGAACAACGGGAATCCGTGTCCCTAGATGGCGCAGCGGATCGCCCAGTTCGCGCTGCTCGTACGCGAGTACGATGAAGCCATTCGCTTCTTCGTGGACCGGCTGAACTTCGAGCTGGTGGAGGACACACCGCTTGAAAACGAAAAACGCTGGGTGCGCGTCCGCCCCTCCGGGAGCGACGGGCCGAACCTGCTGCTGGCGCGGGCGGCGACGGACGAGCAGCGGGCGGCCGTCGGCCGGCAGACCGGCGGGCGGGTGTTCATTTTCATCGAGACGGATGACCTTGATCGCGACGTCGCGCGGTTGACTGCGAGGGACGTGCGCTTTGTCCGCGGCGTGTCGATCGAGCCGTTTGGGAGAGTCGCGGTGTTCGAGGACTTGTACGGCAACAAGTTTGACTTGATAGAGAGACGCTAGCTCGGCTGGCGTCTGTCGCGCTCTCCGAATCGTCAGCGAAGATTGTTTTGCGCGCCCAGAAACGGCCAGAACCCCGCCCGGTCGCCGTAGGCCTCGTAGGGCGGATTCCACAACTCGCTTTCCGGATCCGCGGCCCAGATGCGCGCGCCCGCCACCGGCCACAGGTCGAAGCGCCAATTCGGACCGCGCGAGAGATACACCCAGTTCGCCCCGACGCCCATCGAATCCTGGGCGACGGACTCGTCCACCGTGCGGCGTGCCTCAGCCCGCGTGAAACGGGCTGATCCGTCGCAGAAGACCATGTTGTCCACCATCCGCTGCCGGTGCCAGCCGGTCGCCACCACCGGGTCCGGATTCACGACGCCGTTGTCCATCCCGATCATGTTGAAGAACGTCGGCTCGCCGAACGCGATCGTGCGCGCGACATCCGGGATCGTCGAGAGCCGATGCCCCCACGGCCCGATCGCGAAGGCGCCTTCGTAGGTCTCGCCTTGCGGCGGAAAGATGCCGAACAGGCTGGCGCGGTAGCTGTTGCCGATCGTGTCGTAGCAGCGGCGGCCGGCGTTCTCGATCGGGGCGTCGTCGATCTGCTCCGACTCCGGGTAGCCACGGTCGGAGGGGCAGAGAAACGCCCGCAACGCCTTGTCATCTTCCATCACGCCCTTGCTGTAAACATAGCGATTGATCGGCCGCCCGCCCGCGGCCCAGCCCAGCGATGAATCCAGCCGTCGCGGTCCGGCGGGCGTCAGGAATGGTTCGCTCGCCGAGCGCCCGCCGTAAGAAAACCACATCGCGCAGCGCCGCAGCCAATAATCGTCGGCGGGCAGCGGGGAGACCATGGCAGCGTGGATGGGGATAAGCAGTTCGATCGGCTCTTCGGCGGCGTAGGCCTGCGAGGCCTGTCCGAGCGTGTGCAGGTTCGCCAGGCAGACCGTGCGGCGGGCCTGCTCGCGCGCTCGGCCCATCGACGGCAGCACCATTGCCATCAGCAGGGCGACGATGGCGATCACTACGAGCAGCTCGACGAGCGTAAACGCGGTGCATCGCCTCAGGCGCATGGGCTGGCTCCCGGTCTGGCTCTCGGCAGATCGTCAGATTCTACCGGACCTGGCAAGGCCGCCTTGTGGCGGACGTCAGGCCCGTCCGGCTCGGGGATTGCGGGCCAGACACCCGCACCCCCAGGGCCTACTCAGCGGCGACCGAATTTCAAGTACTGGTCAAGTTTGCGGGGAGCATCGGCGTCCCGCCGGTGCAATTCTGCACTCGCACCGGCGGGACGCCGATGCTCCCCGCGCCGGGAGTCAAACTTGACCAGTACCGAATTTCAGGTCGGCGTTGACTTCCGCTTCGAACGGGGCCTAGGACTTTATGGCGTAGTACAGAGGGCGAGAAGCCTCGCGCGGCGGTCCCGCGCCGAAGAAGCTTCCTTTCTCACGACACTGCGACTTGGCGCCGCAGCGCATGCGCTGGCGCGCATGCTCAGGGAGTCCCTGCGCGGATTTCGGACCCTCAGGAGCAGTTCCTTAAGGAGAAGCGTTTATGAAGTTTCCTAAGATCCCCGCCGGGCTGGCCGCGATCGCTCTGGGCGCTCTGAGCGCCGCGACCGCGCTGGGTCAGTCGCAGACGATCGCGACGTTTGCGGACCCGGCCCTGGATTCGACAACGCCGCTGTTTGAACTGAACGGAACGTCGTTCAGCGGCGCGTGGAGTTCGACCGGCCTGACCCTCCTCACCCCGGGCCTGGCCGCTCCGGATTTCCCGAATGCCCACTTCCGCCTGGACCCGATCACGCTGGTCGACCCGGTGAGCGGCGAGACCACCGGCGGCGCGGTGGAGTTCTTCGATAGCAGCGACGCGTTGCTCATGACGCTGACGTTCAGCGAAGGCCGCCTGATCAAGCCCTTCAGCTTCGGCGCCAGCGACTTCGTCGCGCAGAGCGTCGTGATCGCCGGTCCGATCGTCACGACCCCGCTCGCGAATGAGTCGTTCGCGTTCAGCTTCGCCAACCAGGTGCTGACCGACGGTGGATTTACCTCCACGGCGGCGTTCACCTCGTCCGCGGTTCCTGAGCCGGCCAGCCTGCTGCTTTTGTCGCTGGGCGGCCTGACGATGGCCTGCCGCCGTCGCGCCTGAGCCGCGCAGAAGCCGCGCTGAAGTCCGATCAGCGCGCCACTGATTCGCATCAACAGCAAAGGGCGCCCCGCACGACGAGGCGCCCTTTTCTTTTCCAGTCCCGCCCCGCCTGAGCGGCGCCCAGCCCGGGCTATACTCCGCCCACGGTGCGGCCCTCTCGCCGCACCCTTGCACCCGCGGCGGAGAGACGCGTGCCCGCTCCCGACATGCAGTCGTTCGTCAAGGAACTCGAATCGCGCGGCTGGCTGAAACGGATTACGGCCGAGGTCGATCCCGTCCTGGAAATCACGGAGATCTATGACCGGGTCGTGAAGACCGGCGGGCCGGCGCTGCTGTTCACCCGGCCCAAGGGTTCCGACATCCCGGTGCTGATTAATACGTACGGCTCACGGGAACGAATGTGTCTGGCGCTGGGGGCCGAGTCGCTCGAAGAGATCGCCGAACGGGTGCAGCAGCTCGTCAAGCCGGAAATTCCCACCACGCTGCTGGAGAAACTCAAGAAGATCCCGCAGTTGATGCAGCTCGGCAGCCTACCGCCGAAGATTGTCCGTCGCGGAATCTGCCAGGAAATCGTGCGCAAAGACGACGCCGATCTGACAGCGCTGCCGGCGCTGAAATGCTGGCCGCTGGATGGGGATTTATCGCGGAACGCGTATTCGCACGTGCGGGAATTGGGGCGCCGGGCGCCGGGCGCAGGGCGCGCGGCGGCAACACCGGGCGATGCTCGCCGAACTGGCGCGGAGAACGAGGGCAGCGAACACGCGCGCTGGACGATGGATGAATCCGCGGCGCCCGCGGCCGAGCCATCGATGCTGCTGCCGCCGGCGAATGAAGGCCGCTACCTGACGCTCACCAACGTCTTCACCAAGCACCCCGACACCGGCGAGCGGAACATCGGCATGTACCGCGTGCAGATCCTCGGCCAGAAGCTGGCCGCGATGCACTGGCACATGCACCATGACGGCGCCCGCCATTTCCGCCGCTATCGTGAGCTCGGCCGCCGCATGCCGATCGCCGTCGCCTTGGGCGGGCCGTCGGTGATGCCGTACGCCGCCACCTGCCCGCTGCCGCCGGGCATCGACGAATGCCTGTTCGCGGGCTTCCTGAACGGCGGCTCGATCGAGCTGGTCGCGTGCGTCACGCAGCCGGAGATCGAAGTGCCCGCGACGGCCGAGATCGTCGTCGAAGGCTACATCGATCCGCTCGAACCGCCCGTGGTCGAAGGGCCGTTCGGCGACCACACCGGCTTTTACTCGCTGGCCGATCTCTATCCGCGCCTGCACGTCACGGCGATCACGCACCGCAAGGACCCGATCTACCCGACGACGGTGGTGGGCAAGCCGCCGCAGGAGGATTTCTGGCTGGGCAAGGCGACTGAGCGGATATTCCTGCCGCTGCTGCGGACCATTATTCCGGACATCATCGACTACAACCTGCCGATGTTCGGCTGCTTTCACAACTGCGCGTTTGTGAAAATCCGCAAGGAGTATCCGTACCAGGCGCGGCGCGTGATGAGCGCCATCTGGGGCACGGGGCAGATGGCCTTCACCAAGATGATCGTCGTCGTGGACGAGCACGTGGACGTGCAGAACGAGCAGGCCGTGCTCTTCGCGCTGTGCGCCAACTGCGACCCGAAGCGCGACACGCTGATCATCGAGGGGCCGCTGGACATTCTGGATCACGCCGCTCCGGTGTGCGGCGTGGGCGGAAAGATCGGGTTTGACGCGACGCGGAAAATCGCCGGCGAGGGGCCGGTGCGGGCCTGGCCGGATGAGATTGAGATGTCGGCGGAGATGCGCGCGCAGGTGACACGCCGCTGGCGCGAGTACGGCTTCTAGCTGAGAAGCCGTTGAAAACGCCGGCGGGCATTCGTAGCGTCGGACCTCCGCGTCCAATGGTGCTTCCCGCGACCGTCGGACGCGGAGGACCGGGTGCGTTGGAGTAATGGCGGCGCTGCAATCCGAGCCCCAAGCGCAAGCGCGCGGGGATTTCGCACGAAGCGGCTGCCTCTTGGTCCAACCCCCACGCGCTTGCGCTTGGGGCTCGGTTCCCGCCGGCCCTCCGCCTAAACCGGCACGCACCCGGAGGTCCGACGCTACGGGACCGCCGGTCGCCTACTCGCGCGGTTCGGATTATCATGCCCGTCTCGGGCTGGCGAGCAATGAGTCGATGGGCGTCCGGACAAGAAACCAATACAGCGCCGATTCCCGCGACACGCAGCGCGCGCCCGCCGGTGTGGACCGCGCGCCGGCCGGCGCGGCGGGACAGTTGCTTGCGCCGGGCGGCGACGTGCCGTGGCTCATCGTCCGGGGCGCGGCGCAGAACAACCTGAAGAACATCGAGTTGCGCCTGCCGCTGGGGCGGTTTGTGTGCGTCACGGGAGTGTCCGGCTCGGGCAAGAGCTCGCTCGTCAACGACATCCTCTACGCCGCTCTGGCGCGCGAGCTCATGAACGCCGAGGCGCTGCCCGGCGAGTTCGAGCGAATCGAGGTCGAAGCCGGCGGCGCGCCGCGCGCTGCGCGCCGCGTGGCGGCGACGAAGAAAGCCGCCAAGGGTCCGAGGCGAGTCGTCGCGCCATCGACGCGCCAGTTCCTCGACAAGATCATCGCCATCGACCAATCGCCCATCGGCCGCACGCCGCGCAGCAACCCGG contains:
- the lipA gene encoding Lipoyl synthase, with product MNAGTSLPVVSGSAGEQSPRRRLPPWLKRPLPGDAMLATRKLIDGLKLNTVCVEARCPNLTECWERKTATFMILGDRCTRRCHFCAVSTARPDAPERDEPQRLAEAAEHLGLRHVVITSVARDDLPDEGAAHFAQCVGAVRERLPQSTVEVLVPDFHARADCIRIVADARPEVFNHNIETVASLQKKVRPQGRYQRSLDTLRIARELKLRTKSGIMVGLGETRDELIRTFRDLLKHGVEMLTIGQYLKPGDVHVPVEKFYPPSEFEELGAAARELGFSAVASGPFVRSSYFAETLFAQTDYLR
- a CDS encoding lipid A biosynthesis lauroyl acyltransferase, coding for MNEAGRLSRSKRLALSISRRVLNWVRSRLGWSALWRLAVVAGTLEWLLKPAARRRVRRALRREVAGLPRAVLRRATLQHFRRTRGDKWFFLLMDRLTTEELERRVRLEGREHLEAALARGAGVYVVLSHFGFHDIGAAMLARAGFPCAGVRAKLNSAARRYMGSRLKRAAGAAAALEQLATSSFPREIYRWFKDNRVVGSAIDVPPAGDYRVDTLRIDGPAGPHEYMVGPLRIALRCGAAIVQRSIESRPKFRFLVRLEPLDCSAPTEDAAVQELLAAYAERTASFGRRHPDHVSRV
- a CDS encoding Glyoxalase/Bleomycin resistance protein/Dioxygenase superfamily protein, which produces MAQRIAQFALLVREYDEAIRFFVDRLNFELVEDTPLENEKRWVRVRPSGSDGPNLLLARAATDEQRAAVGRQTGGRVFIFIETDDLDRDVARLTARDVRFVRGVSIEPFGRVAVFEDLYGNKFDLIERR
- the ubiD gene encoding 3-octaprenyl-4-hydroxybenzoate carboxy-lyase, with the translated sequence MPAPDMQSFVKELESRGWLKRITAEVDPVLEITEIYDRVVKTGGPALLFTRPKGSDIPVLINTYGSRERMCLALGAESLEEIAERVQQLVKPEIPTTLLEKLKKIPQLMQLGSLPPKIVRRGICQEIVRKDDADLTALPALKCWPLDGDLSRNAYSHVRELGRRAPGAGRAAATPGDARRTGAENEGSEHARWTMDESAAPAAEPSMLLPPANEGRYLTLTNVFTKHPDTGERNIGMYRVQILGQKLAAMHWHMHHDGARHFRRYRELGRRMPIAVALGGPSVMPYAATCPLPPGIDECLFAGFLNGGSIELVACVTQPEIEVPATAEIVVEGYIDPLEPPVVEGPFGDHTGFYSLADLYPRLHVTAITHRKDPIYPTTVVGKPPQEDFWLGKATERIFLPLLRTIIPDIIDYNLPMFGCFHNCAFVKIRKEYPYQARRVMSAIWGTGQMAFTKMIVVVDEHVDVQNEQAVLFALCANCDPKRDTLIIEGPLDILDHAAPVCGVGGKIGFDATRKIAGEGPVRAWPDEIEMSAEMRAQVTRRWREYGF